One Ignavibacteria bacterium genomic window carries:
- a CDS encoding GNAT family N-acetyltransferase, which translates to MDLLIKQINIEQIIPLRAKILRNGITEKSRFPHDEDETTIHFGVIENDNVVSIASLYKENYKNTTGTGYRLRGMATENELQNKGYGNAILNNLIEKVKELNGDYIWCNARSTAVNFYLKNNFEIISDEFGMPDIGPHFVMMLRLKKSSLSKSVRDIEIKKYSYRIPFEKIAYYPEEKRDNAKLLIYKDGKIIDDKFYNALNYFPEDSLIVFNDSKVVHARIFFETSEGTKIELFIIEPFDTKDYTKAFNTKGHAKWECMVGNLRKWKEPVLTKIIDNGYTKIILKAKKNFLSNKFIVEFIWEPAYLNFSEIVNIFGMTPLPPYIKRDAEKSDDEKYQTIYANQEGSVAAPTAGLHFTPEFMNKLNEKNIKQDFVTLHVSAGTFLPVKGETIGKHKMHPEWIIINKKIIEDLYERDFVISTGTTSLRTLESLYWISYLILNKKITDEAQEIKINQWMPYETEYDVPKKFALKTILDFMEKNNLDKITASTSLLIVPGYKFKMVDALITNFHQPQSTLLLLVSAFIGENWRKIYKHALEKDYRLFSFGDSSLLFKNK; encoded by the coding sequence ATGGATTTGCTGATAAAACAGATAAATATAGAACAAATAATTCCTCTGCGGGCAAAAATTCTCCGCAATGGCATTACTGAAAAGTCCCGTTTTCCTCACGATGAAGACGAAACAACGATTCATTTCGGTGTAATAGAAAACGATAATGTTGTTTCGATTGCCTCTTTATATAAAGAAAATTATAAAAATACTACGGGAACCGGTTACCGTCTGCGCGGAATGGCAACTGAAAATGAACTTCAGAATAAAGGTTATGGAAATGCAATTCTGAACAACTTAATTGAAAAAGTTAAAGAGCTTAACGGTGACTATATATGGTGCAACGCAAGAAGCACGGCTGTAAATTTTTATCTGAAAAATAATTTTGAGATTATTTCCGATGAATTCGGTATGCCAGACATTGGTCCGCATTTTGTAATGATGCTCCGCTTAAAAAAATCCTCTTTATCAAAATCTGTCCGTGACATCGAAATAAAAAAATATTCTTATAGAATTCCGTTTGAAAAAATTGCCTACTACCCCGAAGAAAAGCGCGATAATGCAAAGCTACTTATATATAAAGACGGAAAAATTATCGATGATAAATTTTATAATGCATTAAATTACTTTCCGGAAGATTCCTTGATTGTCTTTAACGATTCAAAAGTCGTTCATGCACGGATTTTCTTTGAAACATCAGAAGGAACCAAGATTGAATTATTTATTATTGAACCTTTCGATACAAAAGATTATACAAAAGCATTCAACACAAAGGGACATGCAAAATGGGAATGCATGGTCGGGAATTTGAGAAAATGGAAAGAGCCCGTTCTTACAAAAATAATTGACAACGGATATACAAAAATAATACTGAAAGCAAAAAAGAACTTTCTATCTAATAAATTTATTGTTGAGTTTATATGGGAGCCGGCATATCTGAACTTCAGTGAAATTGTAAATATCTTCGGAATGACTCCGCTACCGCCATACATAAAGCGTGATGCAGAGAAATCCGATGATGAAAAATATCAGACCATCTATGCAAATCAGGAGGGTTCTGTTGCTGCACCCACCGCAGGTTTGCATTTCACACCCGAGTTTATGAACAAGCTTAATGAAAAAAATATTAAACAGGATTTTGTTACGCTTCATGTAAGCGCTGGAACGTTTCTGCCTGTGAAAGGCGAAACAATCGGGAAACATAAAATGCATCCCGAATGGATTATCATTAACAAAAAAATCATCGAAGATTTATATGAACGTGATTTTGTCATAAGCACGGGAACCACAAGCCTGCGCACACTTGAAAGCTTGTATTGGATTAGTTATCTGATTCTCAATAAAAAAATCACGGACGAAGCACAAGAAATTAAAATAAACCAATGGATGCCTTATGAAACAGAGTATGATGTCCCGAAAAAATTTGCGCTAAAAACCATTCTCGATTTTATGGAAAAGAATAACCTGGACAAAATAACCGCATCTACCTCTCTATTAATAGTGCCGGGATATAAATTTAAAATGGTTGATGCTTTAATCACCAATTTCCATCAGCCGCAAAGTACACTTTTACTCCTCGTTTCCGCATTTATAGGCGAAAATTGGCGAAAAATCTATAAACACGCCTTGGAAAAAGACTACCGTCTATTCAGCTTCGGCGACAGCAGTCTGCTTTTCAAAAACAAGTAA
- a CDS encoding MarR family transcriptional regulator, with amino-acid sequence MSKTPDKRVEAILNLAVVDTFIRKKHDELFSQYDLTMSQFNVLRILKGVYPDGHPRCEIITRMIDPSPDITRLIDRLITKKLVKRVKGKEDARMSVAVITPKGIELLDELNKKVSALTNKLFESISEKECETLSNICEKIYSEQN; translated from the coding sequence ATGAGTAAGACTCCTGACAAAAGAGTCGAGGCAATCTTGAACCTTGCTGTTGTTGATACTTTTATTAGGAAGAAGCACGATGAACTTTTTTCTCAATATGATTTAACAATGTCGCAGTTTAATGTTCTGAGAATATTAAAAGGGGTTTATCCTGACGGTCATCCGAGATGTGAAATCATTACACGAATGATTGACCCTTCTCCGGATATAACAAGATTAATCGACCGTTTAATCACAAAGAAGCTCGTCAAAAGAGTAAAAGGAAAAGAAGACGCGCGAATGTCCGTTGCAGTCATAACTCCGAAAGGCATAGAGCTTCTCGATGAGCTTAACAAGAAAGTTTCTGCTTTAACAAATAAGTTATTCGAGAGTATTTCGGAAAAAGAGTGCGAAACACTCTCGAATATATGCGAAAAAATATATTCGGAACAAAATTAA
- the ispF gene encoding 2-C-methyl-D-erythritol 2,4-cyclodiphosphate synthase, translating into MAYRTGLGYDVHKLAKRRKLILGGVEIPHTMGLDGHSDADVLLHAICDAILGAAGFEDIGHQFPNTDVKYKNISSLILLKESYKLVKKKWKVENIDCMIILEEPKIYKYVPEMKKNISKILKTKNISIKATTSEGLGFVGQKKGCAAYATALLKNNSK; encoded by the coding sequence ATGGCATACAGAACAGGACTTGGATATGACGTTCATAAACTTGCAAAAAGGCGCAAACTTATTCTGGGTGGAGTTGAAATCCCGCATACGATGGGACTGGACGGGCATTCCGATGCAGATGTTTTGCTTCATGCAATATGCGATGCAATACTGGGAGCGGCAGGGTTTGAGGACATAGGACATCAGTTTCCGAATACCGATGTAAAATATAAAAATATTTCGAGCTTAATTCTTTTAAAAGAATCATATAAACTTGTTAAGAAAAAATGGAAAGTTGAAAACATAGACTGCATGATAATTCTCGAAGAGCCGAAGATTTATAAATACGTTCCCGAAATGAAAAAAAATATTTCAAAGATTTTAAAAACAAAAAACATTTCCATCAAAGCAACTACATCCGAGGGACTCGGGTTTGTCGGACAAAAAAAGGGATGCGCTGCATATGCGACCGCGCTACTTAAAAACAACTCAAAGTAA
- a CDS encoding phosphatase PAP2 family protein, which yields MLEFLNSIDTSVFYFINKTLANPVTDKLMPFITENNHWTIFYVIILLYLLIKGGAKGRVAVILVLILIFLTDQSTNFLKEFIGRLRPCQALPDVNLLVGCNSPYGLPSNHAVNNFAAATLFSHFYPNFTFVLYLTASIMALARIFVGVHYPFDVIAGAVWGSIVALILIALWNLVNSKLKIVK from the coding sequence ATGCTCGAATTTCTCAACTCAATAGATACTTCTGTATTTTATTTCATAAATAAGACTCTCGCCAATCCTGTAACGGATAAGCTGATGCCGTTCATTACGGAAAATAATCACTGGACAATTTTTTATGTTATCATTTTACTCTATCTGTTAATTAAAGGCGGAGCAAAAGGACGTGTTGCGGTTATTCTTGTTCTGATTTTGATTTTTTTAACCGACCAGTCAACTAATTTTCTTAAAGAATTTATCGGGCGGCTTCGTCCTTGTCAGGCATTGCCGGATGTTAATTTGTTAGTCGGATGCAATAGTCCGTATGGCTTGCCGTCAAATCATGCAGTAAATAATTTTGCTGCGGCAACTTTATTTTCTCATTTTTACCCAAACTTTACATTTGTTTTATATCTCACGGCATCGATTATGGCTCTTGCGCGCATATTCGTCGGAGTTCATTATCCGTTTGATGTTATTGCCGGTGCGGTATGGGGTTCAATAGTTGCTTTAATTTTAATCGCACTATGGAATTTAGTGAACTCAAAACTGAAGATTGTTAAATAG
- the lnt gene encoding apolipoprotein N-acyltransferase has protein sequence MNLINFFKSRPYLLCILTGILFGISFPPLNIYPAVFIAVALYIYILTQCESYKQVIRRTYILFFVFELIAVSWIMLSAFNEGADWFIAIGGFFTLIIHPFLFYVIPSIVLFFFYRTLKKYNHQTLFIFIFPFVWVGFEYFQTLGQINFPWLFLAYTQTYNLSKIQFIEVTGMFGLSFWICIIGCLLYKLLFFIYSGRKNTAKLIILISFIVVIYLLPDCFNFLFINRTSLSNVEQNPIKEEIQVSIIQPNVNPWKKWGSQINQITEDYANQIREAASQEPKPDLIILPETAFPYYLRYDYYDSHYKIIQNVVDSIDIPVLTGTPDLFVYPDVNSAPPDARTLNSKGEKYDVFNSAVLIEPGMHKDSLMVHNKAKLVIASERMPYQEKLTFLQDMIKWSVGLSSFQMGQDTTVFSIIVPREADTGIIRTFEMDTVYNFNAAICYESVYPEFVADYVRKGSEFIVIITNDGWWGKLFGVYQHNQYAVLRAVENRRWIARCANTGISDFISPYGDMFDATEVNVKTIISKKIEARDFQTIYTMYGDILGRFSMYSIVVLFLFFMFLRFRHKNSQN, from the coding sequence TTGAATTTAATAAATTTTTTTAAATCTCGTCCGTATTTACTTTGCATTCTTACGGGAATTTTATTCGGCATATCATTCCCTCCGCTTAATATATATCCCGCTGTATTTATTGCTGTTGCTCTTTATATATACATTTTGACTCAATGCGAAAGCTATAAACAGGTTATCAGGCGAACCTATATTTTGTTTTTTGTATTTGAGCTTATTGCAGTGTCGTGGATTATGCTGAGCGCCTTTAATGAAGGCGCAGACTGGTTCATCGCAATCGGCGGGTTTTTCACGCTTATTATTCATCCGTTTTTATTTTATGTAATACCTTCGATAGTTTTATTTTTCTTCTACCGAACCCTTAAAAAATATAATCATCAAACTCTTTTCATATTTATTTTTCCGTTTGTATGGGTTGGGTTTGAATATTTCCAGACACTCGGGCAGATAAATTTTCCGTGGCTTTTCCTTGCATATACGCAGACATATAATCTCAGTAAAATTCAGTTCATCGAAGTTACTGGAATGTTTGGTCTTTCATTTTGGATTTGTATCATAGGGTGTTTGCTTTATAAACTTTTATTTTTTATTTACAGCGGAAGAAAGAACACAGCTAAATTAATTATATTAATTTCTTTTATAGTAGTCATATACTTGCTTCCCGATTGTTTTAATTTTTTATTTATTAATAGAACGAGTTTATCAAATGTTGAACAAAACCCGATAAAAGAAGAAATTCAGGTAAGCATAATTCAGCCAAATGTTAATCCATGGAAGAAATGGGGCTCACAGATAAATCAAATCACCGAAGATTATGCGAACCAAATTCGTGAAGCCGCGTCACAAGAACCAAAACCGGATTTAATAATACTTCCCGAGACTGCTTTTCCATATTATTTACGGTATGATTATTATGATTCGCACTATAAAATAATTCAGAATGTTGTTGACAGTATTGATATTCCTGTGCTTACTGGAACACCTGATTTGTTTGTTTATCCTGATGTTAACTCTGCTCCTCCCGATGCAAGAACGCTCAACAGCAAAGGAGAGAAATATGATGTGTTTAATTCTGCTGTTTTAATTGAACCCGGCATGCATAAGGATTCATTGATGGTTCATAATAAAGCAAAGCTTGTGATTGCAAGTGAGCGAATGCCATATCAGGAAAAGCTTACTTTTCTTCAAGACATGATTAAATGGAGCGTGGGTCTGAGTTCGTTTCAGATGGGACAGGATACAACCGTTTTCAGCATTATCGTACCAAGAGAAGCAGACACCGGTATTATAAGGACATTTGAAATGGATACTGTGTATAACTTTAATGCTGCTATTTGTTATGAGTCGGTTTACCCCGAGTTTGTTGCAGATTATGTCCGCAAAGGATCGGAGTTCATTGTCATAATCACAAACGACGGTTGGTGGGGAAAGCTGTTTGGAGTTTATCAGCATAACCAATATGCCGTTCTTCGTGCAGTAGAAAACCGCAGATGGATTGCGCGTTGTGCTAATACAGGTATTTCCGATTTCATTTCTCCTTATGGGGACATGTTTGATGCAACAGAGGTTAATGTTAAAACAATTATCTCAAAAAAAATCGAAGCAAGAGATTTTCAAACTATATATACGATGTATGGTGATATACTCGGAAGATTTAGCATGTATTCAATTGTTGTATTATTTCTTTTCTTTATGTTTCTTCGATTCAGACATAAGAATTCTCAAAACTAA
- a CDS encoding ring-cleaving dioxygenase, translated as MKNKISGIHHITAISGNAQRNYDFYTKVLGMKFVKKTVNFDDPYTYHFYYGNEPAEPGTLLTFFPWEGITVGRRGIAQATEIQFSVPKGSFDYWLKRVDEHNVLYNKPSDRFNESYLVVLDPDGLKLEFVISDREDDREQYVKGGVPAEAAIKGFYGTTLTLKNIDKTAKLLTDVFGYKLIDEKVNRFRFAADSNENANYIDLVAVPGESIGNVAGGSVHHVAFRAKNDEEQMAFREILADRGYNITPQIDRMYFKSVYFREPGGVLFEIATDQPGMTVDESVDNLGSTLKLPPMYESKRAEIESVLPKLD; from the coding sequence ATGAAAAACAAAATCAGTGGAATTCATCACATAACGGCTATATCCGGAAACGCTCAGCGAAACTATGACTTCTATACAAAAGTGCTCGGAATGAAATTCGTTAAGAAAACCGTGAACTTCGATGACCCATATACTTATCATTTTTATTATGGCAACGAACCTGCCGAACCCGGAACATTGCTTACTTTCTTTCCGTGGGAAGGAATTACCGTCGGAAGAAGAGGCATAGCACAGGCAACTGAAATTCAATTTTCAGTTCCTAAGGGTTCATTTGATTACTGGCTTAAGAGAGTTGATGAACATAATGTTTTATACAATAAACCTTCTGACAGATTCAACGAAAGTTATCTCGTTGTCCTTGACCCTGACGGTCTTAAGCTTGAGTTCGTAATTTCTGACAGAGAAGACGACAGAGAGCAATACGTTAAAGGCGGAGTTCCTGCAGAAGCCGCAATCAAAGGTTTTTACGGAACAACCCTTACTTTGAAAAATATCGATAAAACTGCAAAACTGTTAACTGATGTTTTTGGTTATAAGCTCATAGATGAAAAAGTTAACCGCTTCAGATTTGCGGCTGATTCAAATGAAAATGCAAACTACATCGACCTTGTTGCTGTTCCCGGTGAGTCCATAGGTAACGTTGCAGGCGGTTCGGTTCATCATGTTGCTTTCAGAGCAAAGAATGATGAAGAACAAATGGCGTTCAGAGAAATTTTGGCTGACAGAGGATACAACATTACTCCGCAGATAGACAGAATGTATTTCAAGTCTGTTTATTTCAGAGAGCCTGGCGGTGTGCTTTTTGAAATCGCAACCGACCAGCCGGGTATGACTGTAGATGAAAGCGTTGATAATCTCGGAAGCACTTTAAAGCTTCCTCCGATGTATGAAAGCAAGCGCGCAGAAATCGAAAGCGTTTTGCCAAAGTTAGATTAA
- a CDS encoding Type 1 glutamine amidotransferase-like domain-containing protein: MKRPKQIVALGGGMFSMEPENGLLDKYLLNLAMVEKPKICFLGTASNDGQEYIDLFYKFFREQNCIPTHLPLAETTKTLKEIEKIILEQDIIHVGGGNTKLIMETWMKYGVDKIMKKAWQRGVILSGMSAGAICWFEDGITNPNPGELDRLECVGLLKGSFCPHYDDRPELREVFKKLILEDVIDEGYGVEDGAALHFVDSKLLRIVASRPGKTAFKVKKVKDKIVEEKLESIYLGKESDFKSVSVDKAKYDTIKTTYEFISVINSHDAKKIIEMITDDHSFIDSMGTIAKGKDTLLKAWKGYFDWFPDYKITLEHTYVDDTSIAIFGKASGTFDVNGKLLKENRFEMPAAWRAEVIEGKISLWQVYADNHPVWQIIERNEREPDGEILTKIKLLSAIEH, encoded by the coding sequence TTGAAACGACCCAAACAAATTGTAGCGCTTGGCGGCGGAATGTTTTCCATGGAGCCGGAAAACGGTTTATTGGATAAGTATTTGCTTAACCTTGCTATGGTTGAGAAACCTAAAATCTGCTTTCTTGGAACCGCAAGCAATGACGGACAAGAATATATTGATTTGTTTTATAAATTTTTCCGGGAGCAGAACTGCATACCGACACATCTTCCTTTAGCTGAGACAACGAAAACTTTAAAAGAGATTGAGAAGATTATTCTTGAACAGGATATTATTCACGTTGGCGGTGGCAACACAAAACTGATTATGGAAACATGGATGAAATATGGTGTCGATAAAATTATGAAGAAAGCATGGCAGAGAGGCGTGATACTTTCGGGGATGAGCGCAGGCGCAATCTGCTGGTTTGAGGACGGAATTACAAATCCTAATCCCGGTGAGCTTGACCGCCTTGAATGTGTCGGACTTCTCAAAGGAAGTTTTTGTCCGCACTATGATGACAGACCGGAATTGAGAGAGGTTTTTAAAAAATTAATTCTTGAAGATGTGATTGATGAAGGATATGGTGTTGAAGACGGTGCGGCACTGCATTTTGTAGATTCGAAACTGCTTCGCATAGTTGCATCACGTCCCGGTAAGACGGCTTTCAAAGTTAAAAAAGTAAAGGATAAAATTGTCGAAGAGAAACTTGAATCGATTTATCTCGGGAAGGAATCCGATTTCAAATCTGTTTCAGTTGATAAAGCAAAGTATGACACAATAAAAACGACATACGAATTTATTTCCGTTATAAACTCTCATGATGCAAAAAAGATTATCGAGATGATTACCGATGACCATTCATTCATCGATTCAATGGGAACGATTGCAAAAGGAAAAGATACTCTACTGAAGGCATGGAAAGGTTACTTTGACTGGTTCCCTGATTATAAAATAACACTCGAGCATACTTATGTCGATGATACTTCGATTGCAATTTTCGGCAAGGCAAGCGGAACGTTTGATGTTAACGGAAAGCTGTTGAAAGAAAACCGTTTTGAAATGCCTGCTGCATGGCGTGCAGAAGTAATTGAGGGAAAAATTTCCTTATGGCAGGTGTATGCGGATAATCATCCCGTTTGGCAAATCATCGAGCGCAATGAACGCGAACCCGACGGCGAAATTCTGACCAAAATAAAATTGCTTTCTGCAATTGAGCATTAA
- a CDS encoding VOC family protein: MKAQFILYVKDQTRSKNFYQRLLNIKPSLDVPGMTEFELSEECKIGLMPEDGIAKILSGQVPHPSEGNGIPRCELYLYVQDIQQYFDRAIKSSAKLISDIQNRDWGDKACYFADPDGHIIAFAERISE; encoded by the coding sequence ATGAAAGCTCAATTTATTCTTTATGTAAAAGACCAGACCCGGAGTAAAAATTTTTATCAAAGATTACTCAATATAAAACCAAGTCTGGACGTTCCGGGAATGACTGAGTTTGAGTTATCAGAAGAATGTAAAATAGGTTTAATGCCTGAGGACGGGATTGCAAAAATATTATCGGGACAAGTCCCGCATCCTTCTGAAGGAAACGGTATTCCGCGCTGTGAATTGTATCTGTATGTTCAGGATATTCAGCAATATTTTGACAGAGCAATTAAGTCATCCGCTAAATTAATAAGTGATATACAAAACCGTGACTGGGGAGACAAAGCGTGCTATTTTGCAGATCCTGATGGCCATATAATTGCATTTGCAGAAAGAATTTCAGAATGA
- a CDS encoding NAD(P)H-dependent oxidoreductase: MNNKIKVIGFAGSLRKNSYNKMLLRNIQKMFPQDMEMEIIEMPDIPIYNYDIQESKGFPASITEIGEKIKQADAVLFATPEYNYGIPGGLKNFIDWLSRLESKPFFGKPMSMVGATTGLGGTIRAQANLRTVSLFIETNVMPKPEIYVTRAMEKFDKDGNLIDEITKKVLEKYIERFKEWILIFKK; this comes from the coding sequence ATGAATAACAAAATTAAAGTAATTGGATTTGCAGGGAGCTTAAGAAAAAACTCTTACAATAAAATGCTGTTAAGAAACATTCAGAAAATGTTTCCGCAGGATATGGAAATGGAAATAATTGAAATGCCTGATATCCCGATTTATAATTATGATATACAGGAGTCAAAAGGTTTTCCGGCAAGCATTACGGAAATCGGTGAAAAAATAAAACAAGCTGATGCAGTTTTGTTTGCAACTCCTGAATACAACTACGGCATTCCCGGCGGATTGAAAAATTTCATCGACTGGCTTTCACGTTTGGAAAGCAAGCCCTTCTTCGGAAAACCTATGAGCATGGTCGGTGCAACAACCGGACTGGGGGGCACCATCCGCGCTCAGGCGAATCTGCGAACTGTATCGCTATTCATAGAAACCAACGTGATGCCGAAACCCGAGATTTATGTTACTCGAGCAATGGAAAAATTCGATAAAGACGGAAACCTTATCGATGAAATAACAAAAAAAGTTTTAGAGAAATACATTGAGAGATTCAAAGAATGGATTTTAATTTTCAAAAAATAA
- a CDS encoding alpha/beta hydrolase → MKEQFHHIFIPAKNKKDSYTILLLHGTGGDENDLVDIGRLFGKDVNLLSVRGKVLEGGMPRYFKRLAEGVFDMDDLKLRTKELYDYLVSASDEFGIDKIKIIALGYSNGANIAGSIMLTYPDFLSGMIQFRPMKPFDVQEKINFPEIPVFISAGRNDFAVSLPESKSWADELQSYGAKVDYNVINSGHNLTNEDIELSLKWFQKNFSK, encoded by the coding sequence ATGAAAGAACAATTTCATCATATATTTATACCTGCGAAAAATAAGAAAGATAGTTATACAATACTTTTGCTTCACGGCACGGGCGGGGATGAGAATGACCTCGTTGATATAGGAAGATTATTCGGAAAGGATGTTAACCTGCTCAGTGTCAGAGGCAAAGTTCTTGAAGGCGGGATGCCGCGATACTTCAAGCGTCTTGCTGAAGGTGTGTTCGATATGGATGATCTGAAGCTCAGAACAAAAGAGCTTTATGATTATCTCGTTTCTGCTTCAGATGAATTCGGAATTGACAAAATTAAAATCATCGCACTCGGATATTCAAACGGTGCAAACATCGCGGGAAGCATTATGCTTACTTATCCCGATTTTCTTTCGGGAATGATTCAGTTCAGACCAATGAAACCGTTTGATGTTCAAGAAAAAATTAATTTTCCGGAAATACCTGTATTCATAAGCGCAGGCAGAAATGATTTTGCTGTCTCGCTTCCTGAAAGCAAAAGCTGGGCTGATGAACTTCAGTCATACGGGGCTAAGGTTGATTACAATGTTATAAACAGCGGTCATAACCTTACAAATGAAGATATTGAATTGTCTTTAAAATGGTTTCAGAAAAATTTTTCAAAATGA
- a CDS encoding YceI family protein, with protein MKTKNYLLGTFIVLLAFIIMACGESQNANKNAAGNNDNVTLTAASNSGTQTTVDVNNSIVNWKASKVTGKHNGTVKIKDGTIYVQNGQVTGGNFNIDMNTITVSDLTGESNQKLTGHLKSNDFFSVESNPTSSFVITEIGPGTNGATNTIKGNLTIKGITKPVQFPANIQVNNGKVTAKATFDIDRTEYDIKYGSGKFFEGIGDKAIHDNFNIELDLMTN; from the coding sequence ATGAAAACAAAAAATTATTTATTAGGCACATTCATAGTTCTGCTTGCATTTATCATAATGGCTTGCGGAGAAAGCCAGAACGCAAACAAAAATGCAGCCGGAAACAATGATAACGTAACTCTAACTGCAGCATCGAACAGCGGAACACAAACAACTGTTGACGTGAACAACAGCATTGTTAACTGGAAAGCATCGAAGGTTACGGGAAAGCATAACGGAACGGTTAAAATAAAAGACGGTACGATTTATGTTCAGAACGGACAAGTAACCGGCGGTAATTTTAATATTGATATGAATACTATAACCGTTAGTGATTTAACCGGCGAGTCAAATCAAAAACTTACGGGTCATTTAAAGTCTAATGATTTTTTTAGTGTTGAAAGTAATCCAACATCAAGTTTTGTAATTACTGAAATTGGTCCCGGCACAAATGGTGCAACAAACACAATTAAGGGCAACCTTACAATCAAAGGAATCACAAAGCCGGTTCAGTTCCCTGCAAACATTCAGGTGAACAACGGAAAAGTGACCGCAAAGGCAACTTTTGATATAGACAGAACAGAATATGACATTAAATATGGTTCAGGAAAGTTTTTTGAAGGTATTGGTGATAAAGCTATACACGATAACTTTAATATTGAATTAGACTTGATGACTAATTAA
- a CDS encoding HAD family acid phosphatase, with amino-acid sequence MKIKSLIVFLFFLFTSAIYAQDYFLLTQEGDVFNYYKSGGHDAELNVIIDEVIPYLDKIPIDTGKTAIVFDLDETLLSNVMLYERLYLNNEQFYDTTWSNWVEGLNSFALPTKRLYDYVVSRGFVIIFITGSNDNLQPYIAKNLTRNGYNTYAEFICRPKEFYNSTALEYKSYFRKKLTEEKGYNIVANAGDQYSDMGGGNSGMFIRIPNYLYYIK; translated from the coding sequence GTGAAAATTAAAAGCCTGATTGTTTTTTTATTCTTTCTATTTACTTCAGCAATTTATGCTCAGGATTATTTTCTTCTGACCCAGGAAGGAGATGTTTTTAATTATTATAAATCCGGCGGCCACGATGCTGAACTCAATGTAATCATTGATGAAGTAATTCCTTATCTCGATAAAATTCCCATTGACACCGGAAAAACCGCGATTGTTTTTGATTTAGATGAAACACTGCTCTCGAATGTTATGCTTTATGAACGCTTATATCTAAACAATGAACAGTTTTATGATACTACCTGGTCAAATTGGGTCGAAGGATTAAATTCTTTTGCGCTTCCAACAAAAAGATTATACGATTATGTTGTAAGTAGAGGTTTTGTAATCATCTTTATCACAGGCAGTAACGATAATCTCCAGCCATACATTGCAAAAAACTTAACCCGCAACGGTTATAATACTTATGCTGAATTCATTTGCAGACCCAAGGAATTTTATAACTCAACCGCTCTTGAATATAAAAGTTATTTCAGAAAAAAATTAACGGAAGAAAAAGGATATAATATAGTCGCAAATGCGGGCGACCAGTACAGTGACATGGGCGGCGGTAACAGCGGAATGTTCATCCGCATTCCGAATTATTTATATTATATAAAGTAA